Below is a genomic region from Rosa chinensis cultivar Old Blush chromosome 5, RchiOBHm-V2, whole genome shotgun sequence.
gcaccaCAGACGCACGAACCATTGAGTGTTTTAACTAACtcaggtccctcaaatctgctggccacgggatggagttgggattcgaactctagacctgggggttccagactaggcagCTCGACCAACACCCACACCACGTGGTTAGTTATCAAAGTTTTAGTTTGGTggttaaaaaaactcttacCTGTGAGGTTTAGTGCTTAAAACTGTTGAGAAATGAAATCCATActccatgtttcttttttttggtaacttaaattttatttttaataactTAAATTAATCTTTTATATAAATtcataccaaaaaaagaaatgatgagtgtgaattgtaaaatgagaagtgtggatttcactccccaTACTATTTTACCTTTGTATCGGAAGTTAGTTCTCAAGTGCCCCTTCCCCATTTACTCTTATACAAAGATTAGTAGTTAAATATAAGGTAAAAATATCTGCCCTTTATATTTTAAGTATCAATTCTACTACTTTTTTCTtcaatatcaataaaaaaaaatgtatttcgcataaaaataacaaaatagttGGAAACCAAATTATGATTCTAGACTTTATTAATGTGGACAAAAGTGCATACCATAagcctcaattttttttgtcaattcCTTTACCAATAGTTCAATTCAACAATACATTAAGCAATTCGTGGATTTGTTTAAAGGTGAGATCCTGAatcacaagaagaagaagaagaagcagcagctCCACTAGTCACCAAGACAGTGACTAGCGAAGTGGGGCGAGTTGGTTAAAACGTCAAAACAGAGGGGCAAggttggaaaaataaaaaaaatggagagGATGATGAACGGATGGAGAAAAGGGGAAGACAAGAGTGGGTTGATATGTGGTGGCAAAGTTGCCCCACGTGATAAAGAGTGATGTTGAGATAGGCACATGGTGTTGGTGCCTAAACACATTGCCTTGTGAACACAAGTTGTGATGTCAAAATTATACTTAAAAACATTCCATTTCTAATTAATTTCATTTCCCATAATGTACTATGTATGTTTAAAGCTTCATTTTCTAAGTAGAGAAAGTATACGAACTTAATTGGATCATTGTTTGTAGTAGGATAGTTGGGTTGTCACCCAAAGGGTGACCATTGGTTGGTGCAGTAGTGATTATTCATTCCTTTCATGGAATATTGTACTAGCTAGAATGCCACTTTGGAATTATGagggatttttttcttttttaatgcaTGTACAAGTTATTAATACAGAACCTATACAGATTCTCTTGTTGTATTTTCCATGTTGAtactattatttatttatttttttaagaaatctcaaatctatgaatatatagttttatttttcacgAAAGTAAGACATACACaaacaattttctttctttttttaataaacatAAACACTTTTTAACATTTGCGGATTAAAAACCGTCAACAAGTTCACTAATAACAAAAACAGAATTGGAAAAGCTTGTACTTAAATTAACCAATGTTACAATGCATTTTTGCTGTTCATATATAGATTGACTTAGATTTTTACTATGAAGAACAACAACATTAATTAATGAGTCATGTACAAATGCTAATCAAATGTTGATGAACCATCAATCATTAGCATGAGTGAATCTTGTAAATAGTTGAGTCGCAAGCCTGATTTGATAACAATTGTTCACGCATGCATACATAAAAAAAACTATCGGTTGTAGACGTATTAATGAATAGTAATATTGATcgatatacttttttttttccccttaaaGTGAAggattcatttatttaattaattttaaaatacATTAATCTAGCGTTACATGAATGTAAATCAACTGCTTATTATAATATGCTAGTGCTGGCACTATCCGACTATAAGAATGGCATGGAGTTGGTCAACTAATTAATGGAAGTGAAGGTATTAACAGATCTATACCTGCTGTAATCTCAAAATGGATCGTCAACCAAATCCGGTGTACTTTCACGTTCTCTCTTTAGCCAGCTATGCTTTGTATCCAAATCACGTGTTAACTTCTTCACCTAAAATGAATGAATGGATTGCTCAACAAATCTCACcctaataaacaaaacaaagtaaGGCAGATGTCATTCATCTCGGACCTGCACGCTACCCCATGTGAGCTTAACCCTATTGGATTGCCCCCATCttcagtcttcttcttcttcctttctttttctaatttgCTTTGCTCTACTGCACAGCCACTGTTACAGACTCTCAAGGTGGATAGGTCAGTGGGACTGTTTACTTGGGTCGcactccatctccatctccatctccatctctatGCTGAGTGGGCTTTACTTTACTGCTCTCACTCTCTACTGACACGTTTACTACTATGATTTTGATTCTTTCCACTATTCCAAAGGAAAATCATGCCCCGTTGCCTCCCCTGCTTCAACCACAACTAGTCGAGGAGTAAAGGTGTTGAGGAAACTGTTGCATTGACTTGCAGGTTTGCAGGTCATGGTACTTTGAGTCCCGAATAATGCTACCTAGTCCCACATGTTTGATGGTTTGGGGTGGTGATATTAATATCGCATATCTTACGTCTATATGATGAATaaggagaaaagacaaaaatgaaaaatgaaatttcGTAAGCGAttaaattatatgaatataTTCTTTTATAAAAAAGTTCAGCGTCCATCAGCAATAATGTATGAAGCAAATAATGTTGGTTGCAATGGggggaaggaaagaaaaaaaaacttagctCGATGAAATTTTACCATAAATTAAAGAGTGAAATATGTGTAATCAACTGATACAGGAAAAAGTTTATGGTGTCGATGAAGCCCTAAAAGCGCTAAAAGGCTAAAGGAATAGAAGTGTCTCAAACTATAGCACTTTCACCTATCAATTGCAGATGGTAAGGTTAAGATTAGAGAATTGAAAACACAGTACATGAAGAGAAAGTAAACCAATTAATTTTTGCTCAGAGTAAATTCTCCAAATTCAAAAATTAGTTGTCTACATATATGAACCTTTAGGTCCAACAATTCCATGACTTATGAATTAATTGTGCgatatttttaatttattttaaatatatattgtagTATTTTAATTGTGTTTAAATTAGTGGAACAATGTAGTATTAATATAAACTTATTTTATCATGACCGCTCTATGACTActagtaatttttatttttaatttgggTCGCAAAATCTAGTGCTTGGttgaaatatttatttaaacCAACTTCTAAGTACTTAggtttttttagaataatggTGCATGAATTTcctaaagagaaaaatgcatcatcagtgcctcaactcttgtgcaccggccaagTTGATACCCAGACTCTCAGTGCTACCAATGTGATACATGAACCCATATTTCGCTATCGATGAGATACTTCCGTCAGATTTTGCTTGTTTTTGGGGGCAGTCTGAATTTTCTTTCTGGGAAGATTGAGATCGCAGCAACAACTTAACAAAGGAAGaagacgaggaagaagaagaagaagaggagagagaaaattgtacaaaaaaaaaaaatctggggtCATTTAAGTCATTTCATGGCATTTTTGGGGCCCACATGCTTGCCACGTCATACATCTAACGGAGCCGTCAGCAAAATCTGACAGAAGTATCTCATTGTTAGGGAAATAtgggttcaggtatcacattggtagCACTAAGAGTCTGAGTATCAACTTGGCCGGTGCAAAAGAGTTGAAGCACTGATGAtgcatttttctctttcctAAAAGGTAGGTGTACTATGGATTGTGGAGTTTTCTATTTGGTTAGAATAGGTTCTCTGAAAGTCCTAAAGGATGACTCTTTATTGACGACTCTATAGGGGTGTGTCATTTGGTACTGCTTGTTGAATTATAAAATCAAATTGATctctttcaattaaaaaaaaaaaatctttataatgatgttaaattgaaaataaaattgtcGTCATTCTAAAATAGCGTACAACCTAGTTAACAagatgttttcttctttttcttcataaaGGGTACCTAACCAGACATTTGACAAAAATCACAAAATTTTCTTGCCAAAGTTCCCAAAATGATGGTCTAGAAATAGTGAAATATACAGAATACAGTACCCTAGTTTCAAATGCATGCACCAACTTTCAGTAATTAAGCCTAGAAAAGCCCCTAGAAAAGGATCATATGCTAATAACTCTGACACATTCATATGCATATATACCATTTGGTCCATCTGTTAAAGGAAGTGATATGACATGTTTAATACGTACCACACACTATTGgtgatataaaaatataaaatgcaaCAAAACATGAAAGGAAAAATAGTGGGTCAGCTCTAATATTATTGCTTCTAAGATAAAAAAAGATGAGGTCCCATGATTTTATCTTAGCCTATGCTTTTGCACATCACAGCAAAATTCCCATCATTATGTCCATGTTACCTAGTAATTATGTGGTCACACTCATACAGCCCGAGTTCAATTTCAGTAAAGAGAGAAACATGATTAAGTATACAATATAGAAGggcaaaatcaaaaatcattttAAACACATTAAGTTAGATTCTAACATGCAAAATAGTTTTctaacaaagaaaagagaaagagaaaaagaggggaACTGCATTGCATACCACTTTATTCTCCTCCCATAAACTTTGCAGAAGGGCATGTGTAAAAAGGAGCTCTGCAACTTCATTGAGCTAAAAAGATAATGAGTGGGAAGAGAAGCTACTCTCTATCAGAGCCAGGTTTCGATCCTGGGACCTGTGGGTTATGGGCCCACCACGCTTCCGCTGCGCCACTCTGATTGTTGAGAATATAATCGATTATAAAATATTTAACTATCCAAATATCACCACCTTAGCAAAAGTTGTGGGCCAAGTTAGTGTAACTTCTATAGTTGGATTGAGAGAACTATGAATCTAAAAGCCCAAATTTCTTTTCAGTATTTGTTTAGTTCTAACTTCTGAGTTCTGACTAGgttatttccaaaaaaaaaaaaaaaaaatcagactaGATTTCAGCCCTTTTTCAATTATGATCTGCATAATACAAGTGTGACCACTGAAAATTACATTATAGAAGAGACTACTATTTTGTCATCTGCTACTCCGCCAAGACAAAGATCTACATGAACACAACGTACAACTACTGCTTTGCACACAACCAGATCAATTAGGTTATTCCACAGATATGCATATTCACATCGACTACCCTTCACACTTTACACTATACTATAAGTAGAGCAGCTTACAATGTTCACTTCACACATATCTACTAAGCCACACAAATATAGTAAACTCAGCAGCAATGGCACTTCCAAAGCTTAAGCTTATCATCACCCTTGTGTTCATTCAAGCCCTCATCATATCCCACACATCGATCCAAGCAGCTCCAGAAAACTCAGATATCTTCCGAGAATATATAGGAGCTGAATTCAACAATGTCAAGTTTTCTGATGTCCCCATTAACCCAAATGTTGAGTTCCACTTCCTTCTCTCCTTTGCCATCGACTATGACACTTCTGGTTCTTCACCCACAAATGGAAATTTCAACGTCTTTTGGGACACTGACAACCTCGGCGCCTCTCAAGTTTCCGCCATTAAAAATGACCATTCAAATGTGAAAGTTGGCTTAAGCTTAGGAGGGGACAGTGTCAATAGTGGCTCTTGTTACTTCAACCCTTCCTCAGTTGATTCATGGGTTTCTAATGCTGTTTCTTCACTCACAAGTATCATCCAGCAGTACAATCTAGATGGGATTGATATTGATTACGAGCACTTTAAATCTGACCCCAACACCTTTTCCGAGTGCATCGGAAGGCTTATAAAAACCCTCAAGGACAAAGGTGTCATCAAGTTTGCTTCCATTGCTCCTTTTGATGACGATGACGTTCAGAGCCACTACTTGGCCTTGTGGAAGAACTACGGCCAGTTGATAGACTACGTGAATTTCCAGTTCTATGCATATGATCAGAGCACCACTGTGTCTCAGTTCATCAATTATTTCAAGAAGCAAAGCTCAAATTACAATGGCGGGAAGGTCTTGGCGAGCTTTAGCACCGATGGGAGTGGTGGATTGTCCCCTGAAAATGGGTTCTTCACTGCCTGCCATAGGCTCAAGAGTGAACAAAACCTTAATGGTATCTTTGTTTGGTCTGCTGATGATTCCAAGAAAAATGGTTTCCGCTATGAAAAGCAATCCCAAGCTCTATTAGCAACTCCACACTAGCATTGTAGTGATTTTACAGTGTACACACAGAGTCACACTACCCTTGCTGCTCTGTAGATGATTAAGATTCAGGACCTGGGATTGAGACGTTCCAGGGTATTGTATTAATACCATGCATGTACTTTTATCTAGTAGTTATACATATTTCAGAGTATCATCTATACATGTGTGCTAAATGTTTATTTATACTATGTTAAGTTTAACTATAAGCATTTACTTTAAGCATTTCAAAGTGTTCAACGCTTGAAATATTCTTTTCATATATaacaccgtgtgattgacaaatcaaaaaaaaaaaaaaagtgttcaaCGCTTGAAATATTCTTTTCATATATAACACAAGTACACAACCATCAAAGAGAAACAGATAATTCGGTCACCAACTGTGAGCTATGAAGTTTTAGCATTTACCATCAGAAAATGGTGATCACGGATTCTTTTCTGCAATCACTTGCTGAATACAACC
It encodes:
- the LOC112202575 gene encoding chitinase 2, producing MALPKLKLIITLVFIQALIISHTSIQAAPENSDIFREYIGAEFNNVKFSDVPINPNVEFHFLLSFAIDYDTSGSSPTNGNFNVFWDTDNLGASQVSAIKNDHSNVKVGLSLGGDSVNSGSCYFNPSSVDSWVSNAVSSLTSIIQQYNLDGIDIDYEHFKSDPNTFSECIGRLIKTLKDKGVIKFASIAPFDDDDVQSHYLALWKNYGQLIDYVNFQFYAYDQSTTVSQFINYFKKQSSNYNGGKVLASFSTDGSGGLSPENGFFTACHRLKSEQNLNGIFVWSADDSKKNGFRYEKQSQALLATPH